A single genomic interval of uncultured Pseudodesulfovibrio sp. harbors:
- a CDS encoding AAA family ATPase gives MARRIVVANQKGGVGKTTTSVNLAASLAVMEKKVLLVDCDPQGNASSGLGFHPSDQRENIYSVLFEPKKAHKAIYETAVPFLDLLPGTQDLVGAEIELVDKFGREYYLRELLEAVDAEYEFIIIDCPPSLGLLTVNALCAATEMLVPLQCEYYALEGIAQLLMTYELVRKRLNTGLDILGVVLTMYDSRNRLSWQVKHEVRKAFPQHLFETIIPRNVRLSEAPSFGKPVINYDIKSKGAEAYLALAQEVAKSSVAGA, from the coding sequence GTGGCGAGAAGAATAGTCGTAGCGAATCAGAAGGGTGGGGTGGGTAAAACCACGACGTCTGTGAACTTGGCCGCGTCACTGGCGGTCATGGAAAAGAAGGTCTTGCTGGTCGATTGTGATCCACAGGGAAACGCATCGAGCGGCCTGGGATTTCATCCAAGTGATCAGCGTGAGAATATTTATTCTGTGCTTTTTGAGCCCAAAAAGGCGCATAAGGCGATCTATGAAACAGCCGTACCTTTTCTCGATCTGTTGCCCGGAACACAGGATCTGGTCGGTGCTGAGATCGAGTTGGTCGACAAGTTCGGGCGGGAGTACTACCTGCGCGAACTCCTTGAGGCCGTGGATGCAGAGTATGAATTCATCATAATTGACTGCCCGCCGTCCCTTGGGTTGCTGACGGTCAATGCTTTGTGTGCCGCTACCGAGATGCTCGTGCCGCTTCAGTGCGAGTATTACGCTTTGGAGGGCATTGCACAGTTGCTCATGACTTACGAACTCGTACGCAAGCGCCTGAATACCGGTTTGGATATCCTTGGCGTGGTGCTGACCATGTATGATTCAAGAAACAGGTTGTCGTGGCAGGTGAAGCATGAGGTGCGAAAGGCGTTTCCCCAACACTTGTTCGAGACGATCATTCCCAGAAATGTGCGGCTTTCCGAGGCTCCGAGCTTTGGTAAACCCGTAATCAACTACGACATCAAATCAAAGGGTGCCGAGGCCTATCTGGCGCTCGCTCAGGAAGTGGCAAAGAGTAGTGTTGCCGGGGCTTGA